The following proteins are encoded in a genomic region of Hemibagrus wyckioides isolate EC202008001 linkage group LG29, SWU_Hwy_1.0, whole genome shotgun sequence:
- the tp53bp2a gene encoding apoptosis-stimulating of p53 protein 2a isoform X3, with the protein MRYEAKMMPMFLTVYLSNNDQHFTEVPITPETVCRDVVELCKEPGEVDCHLAEMWRGSERAVGEGERMLEILQRWGSRRSEVRFFLRHERTPGREPGNARSMEQRRNGVKGAPDRRMENGVSLQVAAPRMDMTLAELQEMATRQQQQIDAQQQLLASKEQRLRYLKQQDQMKQQQASEQEKLQRLRENVEKQEARLKKVRALKGQVEQKRISNGKLVEEIEQMNNLFQQKQRELVVAVSKVEELSRQLEMLKNGKMDALHDNQSAVAELDRLYRELQLRNTMNQEQNSKLQQQRENLNKKNQEVANMDKRVNELRDRLWKKKAALQQKENLPVSSDGQPPQSVGQSRVAAVGPYIQSSTVPRGPARHELLKPTYPDGTATLPPQDKSTGMVSAPTKPGTGPQSSKALNVSDWSSPPSESNTSHASSTLPRLPSQMPSAEQAPDDPDVLKRGQQDRKARPISMFESTEPSTASLRKNQSSDDLARDAQNATKNPVKVPPPVPSKPRQVNLPFPGAGTFPGKAKVNSQQQQRTPLPQTQSNTLPLPSKQEAPPAATVRPFTPEPKEPPLQKPQTVAASSIYSMYTKQSAAGKSLQQGVQGALNRSHNRYNFVSMYGKPVIAAGQQSQSPQMENPYTDRPNVPDMEPDHGTNGTPVAENQETERIPRPLSPTKLLPFISNPYRNQSDMDLEALRKKLCNAPRPLKKRSSITEPEGPAGPNIQKLLYQKTTLAAMETTVNPPRPAEEEKPAAEPVSPEEAESEAPEQPLADPLPPIDVLKIDGEDFIPPPPPSHPAPRPDDALLNPPPPPPPLEDEEPLPLPAESYVEEFPPYPPPPYPSGAEQEALGDDTLNMKPPEVMGQVPQPPGKRTNLRKVGSERIDHSMRVKFNPLALLLDSSLEGEFDLVQRIIYEVEDPSQPNDEGITALHNAVCAGHTEIVKFLVQFGVNANAADSDGWTPLHCAASCNNVQVCKFLVESGAAVFAATYSDMQTAADKCEEMEEGYTQCSQFLYGVQEKMGIMNRGVVYALWDYTSEEDDELQFREGDCMTVVRREDEDEIEWWWARMGDKEGYIPRNLLGLYPRIKPRQRSLA; encoded by the exons ATGCGTTACGAAGCCAAAATGATGCCG ATGTTCTTGACCGTGTACCTCAGCAACAATGACCAGCATTTCACAGAGGTGCCCATAACCCCGGAGACGGTGTGCCGTGATGTGGTGGAGCTCTGCAAGGAGCCGGGAGAGGTGGACTGCCACTTGGCTGAGATGTGGAGAGGATCAG AGCGGGCTGTGGGCGAGGGCGAGAGGATGCTGGAGATACTGCAGCGCTGGGGCTCGCGCAGATCCGAGGTCCGCTTCTTCCTGCGCCACGAGAGAACGCCCGGCCGCGAGCCAG GAAATGCCAGGAGCATGGAACAGAGGAGGAACGGTGTTAAAGGAGCCCCTGATAGAAGGATGGAGAATGGGGTGAGTCTTCAG GTGGCCGCTCCACGCATGGACATGACTCTGGCCGAGCTGCAGGAGATGGCGACACGGCAGCAACAACAGATCGATGCTCAGCAGCAGCTGCTGGCCTCAAAG GAGCAGCGGCTGCGCTACCTGAAGCAGCAAGATCAGATGAAGCAGCAGCAGGCTTCTGAGCAGGAGAAGCTTCAGCGTCTCAGAGAGAACGTGGAGAAGCAGGAAGCTCGTCTCAAGAAAGTGCGCGCTCTCAAGGGCCAGGTGGAGCAGAAGCGCATCAGCAACGGAAAACTGG TGGAGGAGATCGAGCAGATGAACAATCTCTTCCAGCAGAAGCAGCGGGAGCTCGTCGTAGCGGTGTCGAAAGTCGAGGAGCTCAGCAGGCAGCTGGAGATGCTGAAGAACGGCAAGATGGATGCTCTCCACGATAACCAGAGCGCCGTGGCCGAGCTCGATCGTCTCTACAGAGAGCTGCAG CTGAGGAACACCATGAACCAGGAGCAGAACTCTAAGCTGCAGCAGCAGAGGGAGAACCTCAACAAGAAGAACCAGGAGGTGGCCAACATGGACAAGAGGGTCAACGAGCTCCGCGATCGCCTCTGGAAGAAGAAAGCGGCGCTGCAGCAGAAAGAGAATCTTCCA GTCTCTTCTGATGGCCAGCCCCCCCAGTCAGTGGGTCAGTCTCGCGTGGCTGCAGTGGGGCCATACATCCAGTCGTCCACCGTTCCCCGAGGCCCAGCCAGACACGAGCTGCTGAAACCAACCTACCCAGACGGCACTGCCACGCTGCCCCCTCAGGACAAGAGCACTGGCATGGTGTCTGCCCCAACCAAACCTggcacag GCCCGCAGTCATCAAAGGCGCTTAATGTGTCTGACTGGAGCTCACCTCCGTCAGAGTCCAACACCAGCCACGCCTCGTCCACTTTACCACGCCTGCCAAGCCAAATGCCAAGCGCAGAGCAAG CTCCAGATGACCCAGACGTGTTGAAAAGGGGACAGCAGGACCGCAAAGCGCGTCCGATCTCCATGTTCGAATCCACCGAGCCGTCCACAGCCTCCTTACGTAAGAACCAGAGCAGCGATGACCTTGCGAGAGACGCCCAG AATGCTACAAAAAACCCAGTCAAAGTTCCTCCTCCTGTGCCAAGCAAACCCCGACAGGTCAATCTGCCCTTCCCGGGCGCAGGCACCTTCCCAGGCAAGGCCAAAGTGAACAGCCAGCAGCAACAGCGCACGCCTCTTCCACAGACTCAGAGCAACACGCTTCCTCTACCATCCAAGCAGGAAGCCCCACCGGCTGCCACTGTGCGACCTTTCACCCCAGAGCCCAAGGAACCTCCTTTGCAGAAACCTCAGACTGTGGCAGCCAGCTCCATCTACTCCATGTATACAAAACAGTCTGCAGCAGGCAAGAGCTTGCAGCAAGGTGTACAGGGAGCGCTGAACCGTTCCCACAACCGCTACAACTTTGTTAGCA TGTACGGTAAGCCTGTGATTGCCGCAGGCCAGCAGTCCCAGTCACCGCAAATGGAAAACCCCTACACGGATCGCCCTAACGTCCCTGACATGGAGCCGGACCACGGCACAAACGGCACTCCAGTGGCCGAGAACCAAGAGACTGAACGCATCCCGCGACCACTGAGCCCCACCAAGCTGCTGCCCTTCATCTCCAACCCGTACCGCAACCAGAGCGACATGGACCTGGAGGCGCTACGCAAGAAGCTCTGCAACGCCCCGAGGCCCCTTAAAAAACGCAGCTCCATCACTGAACCGGAGGGTCCCGCCGGTCCCAACATCCAGAAACTTCTCTACCAGAAAACCACTCTGGCTGCCATGGAAACGACAGTCAATCCTCCTAGACCTGCAGAGGAAGAGAAACCCGCGGCCGAGCCGGTCAGCCCCGAAGAAGCAGAATCCGAAGCTCCCGAACAGCCGCTTGCCGATCCACTGCCACCTATAGACGTCCTGAAGATCGACGGCGAGGACTTCATCCCGCCTCCGCCGCCGTCTCATCCTGCTCCTCGCCCTGATGACGCTCTCTTAAACCcgcctccccctcctcctcctctcgaGGATGAAGAGCCGCTCCCGTTACCTGCGGAGAGCTACGTGGAGGAGTTCCCTCcgtatcctcctcctccttatccAAGTGGTGCCGAGCAGGAAGCTCTGGGGGATGACACATTAAACATGAAGCCACCAGAGGTCATGGGACAGGTGCCTCAACCACCA GGTAAAAGGACCAATTTGCGCAAGGTTGGATCGGAGCGCATCGACCATAGCATGAGGGTGAAGTTCAACCCATTGGCTTTGcttctagactcttctctggaGGGAGAGTTTGATCTGGTGCAGAGAATCATCTATGAG GTCGAGGACCCCAGTCAGCCGAACGATGAAGGGATCACCGCTCTACACAACGCCGTCTGTGCCGGACACACCGAGATCGTCAAATTCCTCGTACAGTTCGGTGTCAACGCTAACGCTGCCGACAGCGACGGCTG GACTCCCCTGCACTGCGCCGCCTCCTGTAACAACGTGCAAGTGTGCAAGTTCCTCGTGGAGTCCGGGGCGGCCGTGTTCGCCGCCACGTACAGCGACATGCAGACGGCTGCAGATAAGtgtgaggagatggaggagggCTACACCCAGTGCTCGCAGTTCCTCTACG GCGTTCAGGAGAAAATGGGGATCATGAACCGGGGCGTGGTCTACGCGCTGTGGGACTACACGAGCGAAGAAGATGACGAGCTCCAGTTCAGAGAGGGAGACTGCATGACCGTGGTGAGAAGAGAGGACGAGGACGAGATCGAGTGGTGGTGGGCGCGCATGGGCGACAAGGAAGGCTACATTCCCAGGAACCTACTCGGG CTGTATCCTAGAATCAAGCCACGGCAGAGGAGTTTGGCTTAA
- the tp53bp2a gene encoding apoptosis-stimulating of p53 protein 2a isoform X1: MRYEAKMMPMFLTVYLSNNDQHFTEVPITPETVCRDVVELCKEPGEVDCHLAEMWRGSERAVGEGERMLEILQRWGSRRSEVRFFLRHERTPGREPGNARSMEQRRNGVKGAPDRRMENGVSLQVAAPRMDMTLAELQEMATRQQQQIDAQQQLLASKEQRLRYLKQQDQMKQQQASEQEKLQRLRENVEKQEARLKKVRALKGQVEQKRISNGKLVEEIEQMNNLFQQKQRELVVAVSKVEELSRQLEMLKNGKMDALHDNQSAVAELDRLYRELQLRNTMNQEQNSKLQQQRENLNKKNQEVANMDKRVNELRDRLWKKKAALQQKENLPNGFPVKEKASKDTQPKKVSSDGQPPQSVGQSRVAAVGPYIQSSTVPRGPARHELLKPTYPDGTATLPPQDKSTGMVSAPTKPGTGPQSSKALNVSDWSSPPSESNTSHASSTLPRLPSQMPSAEQAPDDPDVLKRGQQDRKARPISMFESTEPSTASLRKNQSSDDLARDAQNATKNPVKVPPPVPSKPRQVNLPFPGAGTFPGKAKVNSQQQQRTPLPQTQSNTLPLPSKQEAPPAATVRPFTPEPKEPPLQKPQTVAASSIYSMYTKQSAAGKSLQQGVQGALNRSHNRYNFVSMYGKPVIAAGQQSQSPQMENPYTDRPNVPDMEPDHGTNGTPVAENQETERIPRPLSPTKLLPFISNPYRNQSDMDLEALRKKLCNAPRPLKKRSSITEPEGPAGPNIQKLLYQKTTLAAMETTVNPPRPAEEEKPAAEPVSPEEAESEAPEQPLADPLPPIDVLKIDGEDFIPPPPPSHPAPRPDDALLNPPPPPPPLEDEEPLPLPAESYVEEFPPYPPPPYPSGAEQEALGDDTLNMKPPEVMGQVPQPPGKRTNLRKVGSERIDHSMRVKFNPLALLLDSSLEGEFDLVQRIIYEVEDPSQPNDEGITALHNAVCAGHTEIVKFLVQFGVNANAADSDGWTPLHCAASCNNVQVCKFLVESGAAVFAATYSDMQTAADKCEEMEEGYTQCSQFLYGVQEKMGIMNRGVVYALWDYTSEEDDELQFREGDCMTVVRREDEDEIEWWWARMGDKEGYIPRNLLGLYPRIKPRQRSLA; this comes from the exons ATGCGTTACGAAGCCAAAATGATGCCG ATGTTCTTGACCGTGTACCTCAGCAACAATGACCAGCATTTCACAGAGGTGCCCATAACCCCGGAGACGGTGTGCCGTGATGTGGTGGAGCTCTGCAAGGAGCCGGGAGAGGTGGACTGCCACTTGGCTGAGATGTGGAGAGGATCAG AGCGGGCTGTGGGCGAGGGCGAGAGGATGCTGGAGATACTGCAGCGCTGGGGCTCGCGCAGATCCGAGGTCCGCTTCTTCCTGCGCCACGAGAGAACGCCCGGCCGCGAGCCAG GAAATGCCAGGAGCATGGAACAGAGGAGGAACGGTGTTAAAGGAGCCCCTGATAGAAGGATGGAGAATGGGGTGAGTCTTCAG GTGGCCGCTCCACGCATGGACATGACTCTGGCCGAGCTGCAGGAGATGGCGACACGGCAGCAACAACAGATCGATGCTCAGCAGCAGCTGCTGGCCTCAAAG GAGCAGCGGCTGCGCTACCTGAAGCAGCAAGATCAGATGAAGCAGCAGCAGGCTTCTGAGCAGGAGAAGCTTCAGCGTCTCAGAGAGAACGTGGAGAAGCAGGAAGCTCGTCTCAAGAAAGTGCGCGCTCTCAAGGGCCAGGTGGAGCAGAAGCGCATCAGCAACGGAAAACTGG TGGAGGAGATCGAGCAGATGAACAATCTCTTCCAGCAGAAGCAGCGGGAGCTCGTCGTAGCGGTGTCGAAAGTCGAGGAGCTCAGCAGGCAGCTGGAGATGCTGAAGAACGGCAAGATGGATGCTCTCCACGATAACCAGAGCGCCGTGGCCGAGCTCGATCGTCTCTACAGAGAGCTGCAG CTGAGGAACACCATGAACCAGGAGCAGAACTCTAAGCTGCAGCAGCAGAGGGAGAACCTCAACAAGAAGAACCAGGAGGTGGCCAACATGGACAAGAGGGTCAACGAGCTCCGCGATCGCCTCTGGAAGAAGAAAGCGGCGCTGCAGCAGAAAGAGAATCTTCCA AATGGCTTCCCCGTTAAGGAAAAGGCTTCAAAAGATACCCAACCCAAAAAG GTCTCTTCTGATGGCCAGCCCCCCCAGTCAGTGGGTCAGTCTCGCGTGGCTGCAGTGGGGCCATACATCCAGTCGTCCACCGTTCCCCGAGGCCCAGCCAGACACGAGCTGCTGAAACCAACCTACCCAGACGGCACTGCCACGCTGCCCCCTCAGGACAAGAGCACTGGCATGGTGTCTGCCCCAACCAAACCTggcacag GCCCGCAGTCATCAAAGGCGCTTAATGTGTCTGACTGGAGCTCACCTCCGTCAGAGTCCAACACCAGCCACGCCTCGTCCACTTTACCACGCCTGCCAAGCCAAATGCCAAGCGCAGAGCAAG CTCCAGATGACCCAGACGTGTTGAAAAGGGGACAGCAGGACCGCAAAGCGCGTCCGATCTCCATGTTCGAATCCACCGAGCCGTCCACAGCCTCCTTACGTAAGAACCAGAGCAGCGATGACCTTGCGAGAGACGCCCAG AATGCTACAAAAAACCCAGTCAAAGTTCCTCCTCCTGTGCCAAGCAAACCCCGACAGGTCAATCTGCCCTTCCCGGGCGCAGGCACCTTCCCAGGCAAGGCCAAAGTGAACAGCCAGCAGCAACAGCGCACGCCTCTTCCACAGACTCAGAGCAACACGCTTCCTCTACCATCCAAGCAGGAAGCCCCACCGGCTGCCACTGTGCGACCTTTCACCCCAGAGCCCAAGGAACCTCCTTTGCAGAAACCTCAGACTGTGGCAGCCAGCTCCATCTACTCCATGTATACAAAACAGTCTGCAGCAGGCAAGAGCTTGCAGCAAGGTGTACAGGGAGCGCTGAACCGTTCCCACAACCGCTACAACTTTGTTAGCA TGTACGGTAAGCCTGTGATTGCCGCAGGCCAGCAGTCCCAGTCACCGCAAATGGAAAACCCCTACACGGATCGCCCTAACGTCCCTGACATGGAGCCGGACCACGGCACAAACGGCACTCCAGTGGCCGAGAACCAAGAGACTGAACGCATCCCGCGACCACTGAGCCCCACCAAGCTGCTGCCCTTCATCTCCAACCCGTACCGCAACCAGAGCGACATGGACCTGGAGGCGCTACGCAAGAAGCTCTGCAACGCCCCGAGGCCCCTTAAAAAACGCAGCTCCATCACTGAACCGGAGGGTCCCGCCGGTCCCAACATCCAGAAACTTCTCTACCAGAAAACCACTCTGGCTGCCATGGAAACGACAGTCAATCCTCCTAGACCTGCAGAGGAAGAGAAACCCGCGGCCGAGCCGGTCAGCCCCGAAGAAGCAGAATCCGAAGCTCCCGAACAGCCGCTTGCCGATCCACTGCCACCTATAGACGTCCTGAAGATCGACGGCGAGGACTTCATCCCGCCTCCGCCGCCGTCTCATCCTGCTCCTCGCCCTGATGACGCTCTCTTAAACCcgcctccccctcctcctcctctcgaGGATGAAGAGCCGCTCCCGTTACCTGCGGAGAGCTACGTGGAGGAGTTCCCTCcgtatcctcctcctccttatccAAGTGGTGCCGAGCAGGAAGCTCTGGGGGATGACACATTAAACATGAAGCCACCAGAGGTCATGGGACAGGTGCCTCAACCACCA GGTAAAAGGACCAATTTGCGCAAGGTTGGATCGGAGCGCATCGACCATAGCATGAGGGTGAAGTTCAACCCATTGGCTTTGcttctagactcttctctggaGGGAGAGTTTGATCTGGTGCAGAGAATCATCTATGAG GTCGAGGACCCCAGTCAGCCGAACGATGAAGGGATCACCGCTCTACACAACGCCGTCTGTGCCGGACACACCGAGATCGTCAAATTCCTCGTACAGTTCGGTGTCAACGCTAACGCTGCCGACAGCGACGGCTG GACTCCCCTGCACTGCGCCGCCTCCTGTAACAACGTGCAAGTGTGCAAGTTCCTCGTGGAGTCCGGGGCGGCCGTGTTCGCCGCCACGTACAGCGACATGCAGACGGCTGCAGATAAGtgtgaggagatggaggagggCTACACCCAGTGCTCGCAGTTCCTCTACG GCGTTCAGGAGAAAATGGGGATCATGAACCGGGGCGTGGTCTACGCGCTGTGGGACTACACGAGCGAAGAAGATGACGAGCTCCAGTTCAGAGAGGGAGACTGCATGACCGTGGTGAGAAGAGAGGACGAGGACGAGATCGAGTGGTGGTGGGCGCGCATGGGCGACAAGGAAGGCTACATTCCCAGGAACCTACTCGGG CTGTATCCTAGAATCAAGCCACGGCAGAGGAGTTTGGCTTAA